The following are encoded together in the Arvicanthis niloticus isolate mArvNil1 chromosome 9, mArvNil1.pat.X, whole genome shotgun sequence genome:
- the Clec4e gene encoding C-type lectin domain family 4 member E — protein MNSIKSPASQHTERGCFRNSQVLSWTMAGASILFLSVCFITRCVVTYRSFQIYGQKLQPYETIKELSCFSEAPGSVKNCCPLNWKHFQSSCYFFSKTTLSWSSSLRNCSDMGAHLVVINTQEEQEFLFHTKPKKKEFYIGLTDQVVEGQWQWVDDTPFTESLSFWDAGEPNNIVLVEDCATIRDSSNSRKNWNDIPCFYNMPWICEMPEISPLG, from the exons AGAGAGGATGCTTCAGAAACTCCCAAGTGCTCTCCTGGACTATGGCTGGGGCCTCCATCCTGTTTCTCAGTGTCTGTTTCATCACCAGATGTGTCG TAACATATCGAAGCTTTCAAATTTACGGGCAGAAGTTACAGCCATATGAAACTATCAAGGAGCTTTCCTGCTTCAGTGAAGCACCAG GTTCAGTCAAGAATTGCTGTCCTTTGAACTGGAAACATTTTCAATCTAGTTGTTACTTTTTCTCTAAGACAACCTTGAGCTGGTCATCAAGTTTAAGGAATTGCTCAGACATGGGGGCTCACCTGGTGGTTATTAACACACAGGAAGAACAG GAATTCCTTTTTCACACaaaacctaaaaagaaagagTTTTATATTGGACTGACAGACCAGGTGGTGGAGGGTCAGTGGCAATGGGTGGATGATACACCTTTCACTGAGTCCCTGAG CTTCTGGGATGCTGGGGAGCCCAACAATATAGTTTTAGTGGAGGACTGCGCCACCATAAGGGACTCTTCAAACTCCAGAAAGAACTGGAATGATATACCCTGTTTCTACAATATGCCTTGGATTTGTGAGATGCCAGAAATAAGTCCTTTGGGCTAA